The region TGCCCACCATGGCCGCCGCCACCACGACCCACGGCTCGCGCGTGGCCAGGAAGATCGCCGCCGAGGCCACCGTGAGCCCTGCGAGCGCGATCAGCGCCGCCTTGGGGCCGAAGCGCTCGGCCGGCCGGCGGATGGCGAGGGTCAGCCCCGCGCTGGCCAGGAGAGTGAGGGTGACCGCCAGCCCGAGTCCGCGGGCGTCGAGTCCAAGGCGGGTCAGGTAGATCGGGAAAAGAACCCCGAGGAAGCCGTAACAGAAGGTGCGGGCGGTCTTCGCCGCGAAGACGAGCCACCCGTTGGCACTCACCCTCGGGACTCTGGCTGACCTCTCCCGGAGTGTCAAGGGGGCCCGGGCGGGAAAAAAGCGCTTGACTCTATCACTCCTCAGGTGTTGAGTGATGGAAGGCAGCAGAGGAGGTGCCTCATGGACTCGCTGGACCGCTTGCTTCGTGACGACCTGAACCGTCTGCTGGACCGCATCGTGGCCAGCTCCATCGAAGGGGGGCGGATCACTGCCGCCGGTCCGGATGATGGGCTACGAAACCTCATGGACAGCGCCGAGGCCCACCTGGCCGAGATGCGGTTCCGGCTGCTTCAGGACTACGAGCGGTGGCGCCAGGCGATGGACGAGTGCGAGAGCCTCTGGGCGCTATCGCGGCTCAGGACGGGTGACACCACGGTGTCAGAGGAGCCGGCCGAGGTGCCGAGGGCCGCCTAGGCGCTGAACAGCCGGCGAAGCCAGCTTCCGCTCGCTACAGGCTCTGACAGCCGCGCCTGGGCATAGGCCGCCCGGTGGCTCTCGAAGCGCTGCCAGTAGTCGGGCAGGCGCCTGGCCAGGAAGACCTGGCCGGCCACCGCCTGTGCCTGCGCGTCGCCGGCCGCGGCCTCGGCGAGATCCAGCGCAGTCAAGTCCTGCTCGGCGATCTCGGCGCGGAAGGAGTTTCGCAGGGAAGCGAGGAGGTCGGCGACCAGGGCCTCGAACTCCCGGCGGTCGGTGACGCTGTGCTCCTCCGGGGCGGGGCGCCCCTGCTTCTTGCGCTGCGCCACCAGGAACTCGAGGCCGGCCATCTCCACGGCCTCCTCGATCCGTTGGCGGAGCTGTGCCTCGATGCGCTCGCGGAGCCCGCGCGGATCGTCGTGCTGATGGGCGAACGCGGTCATGTGTCGTGCCTGAATGTGGATGACATCAGGTGGCGGTTGGGCCTCTTCGGGCCTCCGGCCCTTTCACCATCTCGCCTGAACGTGGATGACATCAGGTGGCGGTTGGGCCTCTTCGGGCCTCCGGCCCTCATCGGGGGGGGGCGAGGAGGCGGCGGAGGCCGAGGGCGAGGGGCTCCGGGCTGAGACTCATGTCGGCGTAGAAACGCGAGGGGTCGGCGACGCTCCCCTCCTCGAGCATCCGGAGCTGATCCATGGTCACCGGATACATGGGCAGCCACTGCAGGAGCCGGGTCGAGAGCTTGACGAGCCCCATCGGGGCATGGATCTTCCGTACCCGCGGCTTGCCGAGAGCGCGGCCGATCTCGTCCAGCACCTCGTCGAAGGGGAGGGCGGTGGGGCCCGCCACGTCGTAGGTCTGTCCGATGGTCTGGTGGAGGCCCAGCGTCCGGGCGAAGCCCTCGGCCACTTGCCAGACGCTCACCGGCTGGAGACGGTAGCGGCCGTCGCCAAGCACCGGCACGACGGGCAGCCGCCTGAGCATCCCCGTGAACAGCGAGACGAACTCGTCTCCCGGACCGTAGATCACCGAGGGGCGGAAGATCGTCCAGTCGAGCCCGCTGGCGCGGACGGCCAGCTCGGCCTCCCACTTGGTGCGGTGGTAGCGCGAGGCGGCCTCGGGCCGCGTCCCCAGCGCGCTCATGTGGAGGAACCGCTTGACCCCGGCCTGCTTCGCCACGGCCAGCATGTTGGCCGTGGCCTGGGTGTGCAGACGCTCGAAGGTGACGCCGTGGAGGGGGTGCTCGCGGATGATGCCCACGAGATGGATGATGGCCGAGCAGCCCTCCACTGACCCCATGAGCGCGTCGGGCTCCAGCACGTCGCCAGGAACCCGGTCGATGGCCTCGAAGCCGCGCAGATCGGCCTCGGATCCGGGCCGGACGAGGCAGCGCACGAGGAAGCCGTGGGCCAGCAGCGCCCGGATCACGGACTTGCCGACGAAACCCGTGCCGCCCGTCACGAAGATGCGCTTCATGGGGCCGAGCCTAGCACGGACGACGGCGAAATTCTTCCGCGGGACCGGCCCGCGCCATCGGTATCATGACGCCATGACTCTGCGCTCCCTGCGACTAGCCCTCGCCACTGCCTGGCTGGCCGTGGCGGTGCCCACCGGGGCCTGGGCCCAGCCCCTGGACTGGACGGAGCTCGACGAGGCGGCCCGGGATGCCATCGCCGCGGGGGACCTGCCGGGGGCCGTCATCGTGGTGGGGCAAGGTGACCGCATCCTCCACCGGCAGGCGTACGGCTCCCGGGCCCTCACGCCGGCCGTCGAGCCCATGACGCTCGACACGGTGTTCGACATCGCCTCGCTGACCAAGGTGGTGGCGACGACCCCCGCCGTGCTCGCTCTCTGGGAGCAGGGCCGGCTGGACCTCGATGCCCCGCTGGGCCGCTACCTCCGAGAGTTCGCCGGACCGGCCTTCCGCGGCGTGACCCTCCGGGGCATGCTGACCCACAGCGCCGGCTTCTCCGATCTACCCTCTCCCCGGGCCATCCCCAGGGGGCTGCCCCAGGCCGTGGGGCTCCTGGCCAAGGAGCACCTGGCGTACACTCCGGGAACGACCTTTCACTACAGCGACACGGGCTTCATCCTCCTGGGCGAGGTGGTGCGCCGGGTGAGCGGCGAGCGACTCGATCGGTTCGCGCGGCGGCGCTTCTTCGCGCCCCTCGGCATGCGGAGCACCGTCTTCCAGCTTCCCGAGGCGTGGCGGGGGCGCACCGCCCCCACCGAGGTGCTCGGCGGGCAGGTGCTGCGCGGGGTAGTCCACGACGGCAACGCCCGGCTCCTCGGGGGCGTGGCGGGACACGCGGGCCTCTTCTCCACGGCCGATGACCTGGCCCGCTTCTGCCGCATGCTGCTCGAGGGGGGAATGCTCGCCGGCCGCCGCCATCTGAAGGAGGCCACCGTGGATGCCATGTTCGCGCCGCGCATCACCGGCGAGACGACGCGGGGCCTCGGCTGGGACATGGCCTCGCCGTACTCGCGCGCGCTGGGCGCCTATTTCCCGGTGGGCTCGGTGGGGCACACGGGCTTCACGGGAACGTCCATCTGGATGGATCCCCCCACTCGCACCTACGCCGTCGTCCTGACGAACCGCGTGCACCCGTACGGCAAGGGCAAGGTCGTGGACCTGCGCCGGCGCGTGAGTGCCGTGGCGGGGGCGTTGCTCTTCGGCCCCCGCGAGCCGCCCTCGGCGGGGCCGGCGGCGACCGAGGTCTCGGCGCCAGCTGCCGATGAGGCCGCCGCTCGGAGCGGGCCGACGCGGACCGGGCTCGACCAGCTCGTCGCCCAAGGCTTCGCCCTGCTCCAGGGGCGCTCCGTCGGGCTCGTCACCAATCACACCGGGGTGGATGCCCAGGGCCGGCGGGGGCTGGACCTCCTGGCCGCCGCCCCCGGCCTCAAGCTACGCGCCGTCTTCTCCCCCGAGCACGGGCTCGGCGGCCAGCTGGACAGCAATGTCCCGAACGGCCGCGACCAGCCAACGGGACTGCGCGTGTGGAGCCTCTACGGCTCAGAGCGGCGCCCCTCGCCGGCGATGCTCGAGGGGGTCGACACGCTGGTCTTCGACCTCCAGGACGTGGGCGTGCGGTACTACACCTACCTCACGACCCTCGTCTACGTGCTCGAGGAGGGCGCGCGCCACGGCATCCCCGTGGTGGTGCTCGACCGCCCGAACCCGCTCACGGGTCGGACGGTCGAGGGGCCGCTCATGGATCCCGATCTGCGGTCGTTCACGGCGCCCCATTCGTTGCCCGTCCGGACGGGCATGACCGTGGGCGAGTTCGCGCGGATGGTCGTCGCCGAGCGGCAGCTGCCCGTGGCGCTCAGCGTGGTTCCGATGGAAGGGTGGGACCGCAGCCGCTGGTTCGACGAGACGGGGTTGCCGTGGGTCAACCCATCCCCCAATATCCGCTCGCCCCTCCAGGCGTTGCTCTACGCCGGCGTGGGGCTCCTGGAGGCGACCAATCTCTCGGTGGGCCGGGGGACGGACATGCCCTTCGAGGTGGTGGGGGCGCCATGGATCGGCGATCCGGCGGGGCTCGCGGTGGCGCTCAACGGGCTGGGGCTCGCCGGCCTGCGCTTCGAGCCAATCAGCTTCACGCCCTCGGCGAGCGTCTTCGCCGGCCAGATCGTCAACGGGGTGCGCCTCGTGGTGACGGAGCGGGAGGCCTTCAGACCGGTGCAGGCGGGACTGGCCATGGCGCGGGTGCTGATGGAGCGCTACCCGGCCCAGTTCCGGCCGGCGGCCATCCAGAACCTGCTGGTGAATCGCTCGACCATGTGGACTCTCCTCCTGCGCAGCCCTCTCCCGCGCATCTGGAGCTGGGCCGAGGCCGGGCGCGCGAGCTTTCTCCAGCGCCGCGCGTCGTATCTGATTTACTGACCTCGCGCGGGCACGGCAGGTCAGCGCTCCACGACCTGGGAGCCGGGGCGCGTGCGGACCCTGGCTCCCTGGCCCTTCGACACTGTGACGATGGCCGGGTCGCCGTCGCTCACGAAGCGTTCCTGCGGGTTCCGGTCGAAGTGAGCGAGCCAGCGTCCGAGCTCCGCCTCCGTCGCCTGGATTCTCGGCAGGCGGTAGGGGTCGAGCGTCCTGGCATACGGGGAGGGCGCGGCGCCTCCCGCCACCATCAGGATCGCGTCGTGGCGGTAGCTCGAGCCGTTCCGGCCGCCCGCCACCGCCCACCGCACCTCCCGCGGATAGGCGCCCATCGGCAAGGCCAGCGTGCGCGGGCGGTAGCCGGGCACATGCCCCTGGATCCACTCCTGGGCGGTGATGATCTGCTTGCGCACCACCTCCTCGCCGTAGCGGGCCAGGTTGGCGTGCCAGAGGGTGTGGTTGCCGATCTCGTAGCCACGGCCGGCGAGATAGGCGAGCTTCTTCCCGGCCAGCGCGGGCTGATTGAAGAGGCGATTGGGGGGGTCGGCTCCCGGCAGCACGTAGAATGTCGCCGCGTGGCCGAAGCCGGGGTGGGCGCGCTCGAAGGCCTCGAGGATGCCCACGGCCGAGTCCGGGTCGACGACCCACTCGCCGTCGCGATCGAGGTAGCGGAACTGCCCCGGCGAGGAGTCGTCGAAGGTGAGGACCACGGGCGTGGTGCCGCGGGGCAGGCTGAGCTTGCCGTCGAGGAGCTCGCCGAGGGCGACGAGCCGGTAGCCGCGCTCCCGGAGCCGCTCGAGGTCCCGGCGGAAGTTGGCCGGAGTCCGCGTCCAGCGGTCCTCGGGCGTGTCGATCTTGTGGTATTCGAGGATCATGACCCGCCCGAGCTCGTTGGGCGCCAGAAGCTCGGTGGCAGGGGCAGCGGCGGGGGCGGCGAGCAGCAGGAGCGACAGGGGAACGAGCCAGGCCAGCGGGCGCTGCACGATCAGCCCTCCCTCAGGAGCCGGATGTCCTCGCCACGACCGGCTTCGGGCGCAGCGCTTCTGCCGTGTAGTCGTTTCGGGGGTTCCAGAGCATCCAGCCGGCACCCCCCGCCTCGTCGGCCCCACGCATCTGAGCCCGGATCTCCCTCACGCCGAAGATCCGCCGGTCGAAGGCGTAGTCGCGGAAGTCCTGGATCCAGGGCCGGATCTGGACCGTGGCATGGGTCGACCGCTTCCGGATGAGCCGCACGCTCTCGCGGACGACCTCGTAGGGGTGCTCCACAGGGTTGCGAAAGCCGGGGATGCCACGGTGGTAGCCCGAGGGGTAGACCATCGGCGAGACGTAGTCGAGGTGGGGCGCCATCTCCTCGATCCTCTGGCCGATGTCGGTGTCATTCTCGTTGAAGGCCGTGTAGCCGAACACATCGGCGGCGAGGAAGACCCCCGTCGGCCCGAGCTCCCGACGGGCTTTGGCCAGGAAGCCCGCGATGGTCTCGAGCCTCGTGGCCTGGGTGTTCGGGCGCGAGTAGCGCGCCGCCGACAGCCGGCCGTCAGTGGGGAAGCGCACATAGTCGAACTGGATCTCGTCGAAGCCCTTGCCCGCGGCCTCCTTCGCGATCGCGAGGAGGTAGTCCCACACCTCCTCGCGCGTGGGATCCACCCAGGCGAGCTTCTCCCTGTCGACCCAGGGCCTGCCGGTGCGCGTGTCGATGACGGCGAGGTCCCGGCGGTGGGTGGCGAGGACATTGTCCTTGAAGGCGACGATGCGGGCGACGGTGTAGACGCCGCGGCCCTTGAGGTCGGCGATGAGGCCCTCGAAGTCCTTGATGATCACCGGCCCCTGGGCCCCCGCCGCGAGCGCCGCCGGCACCCCCGTCCGGTAGGGGATCAGCCCGCGGTCCCCCTTGACGTCGATGACCACTCCGTTCAGCTCCGTCCGGTTCGTCAGCTCGATCACCCGCTCGCGGATGCCCCGGTCGCCGACGCCGTAGTAGGTGAGGTAGGCGGCCTTCACCACGTGCGGCTTGAGCGCCACCGTCGGCTCCGCGCCCTCGAGGGTGAGGCGGCGGCGCTCGTAGCCCGGCATCTTGACGAGGACGCTCCGATCCCCCGTGAGGGGCCCCAGCGAGAAGCGGCCCTCCTCGTCTGTGCGCGTCTCGAGCTCACCCGCCCTCACCGAGGCCCCTCGGAGCGGCGTGGCGCGGCCGGAGTCCACCACCCGCCCGCTGAGGGTGACCGGCGGCGCGGGGGCGGCCGGAGGTGTCGCGGGCGCGGCGGGGGCGGGCGTCGGGCGGGACGCCTCCTGCTCGACCTGGCTGGCCTGGAGCCCGGTCGGCGCCGAGAAGAGAAACGAGGTGACCAGGGCGAGGGCGGCCACGATGCCGAGCGCCACGGCGCCGCACATCAGGAGCCTCGGGCGCGGGCGCTCGGTCGGGGCGGGGAGGATCATCGGTAGCCCCGAGCCTACGCCCGCGCCGCGACCAGCGAAAAGAAATTTCTTCGGCATCACGTTCGCTCAACAGCGCGCCGCCACCGGCGCCCGGGCTACAATAGGGAGCATGACGACCGCCCCGTCCCACTCACACGATGGTGCTCAACTCTGTGACGCTGCGGCGCGCCGGGCATTCACGGTCAACGGCCTCACGCTGCGGGGCCTCGAGTGGCCGGCCCCGGGCCGGCCGGCCCTCTGCCTTCTCCACGGCGGCTCGGCCCACGCCCACTGGTTCGATGCCGTGGTGCCGGCCTTCCAGGGGCGCTTCCACATCCTCTCACTGGACCAGCGCGGCCACGGGGAGAGCGACTGGTCCGGGGGGCCCGCCTATGCCACGGAGGACTTCGCCTCCGATCTGGTGGGTGTGATGGCCGTCATGGGCTGGGAACGGATGGCGCTGGCGGGCCACTCCATGGGCGGGCACAACGCCATGGCCTTCGCCGCCTGGCACCCGGAGCGCCTCTCGGCCCTGTGCGTCGTGGACAGCCGCCCGGCTATCCCCTCCGACCGGCTCCACTCCCTGCACCGCCGCGGCCACCGGGGCCCCCGGCGTCACGAGAGCCTGGAGGCGGCGCTGCGGAACTTCAGGCTCCTGCCGCCGGAGACCACAGCCGATCCCGCGCTGCTCGACCACCTGGGCCGCCAGGGGATCGTCGAGCGCGAAGGCCGCTTCCTGTATCGATTCGACCCGGCCTGCAGCGGCACACGGCGGCCCGTGGATGCCTGGCCGCTGCTGCCGCGCATCACGGCGCCGACCTTGCTCGTCCGCGGAGAACACTCCCCGATCATGCCCGACGCCATCGCGCAGGAGATGGCCGGGCACATCCGGGGCTCGCGGGTGGTGGAGATCCCGCGCGCCCATCATCACCTCGTGCTGGACGAGCCCGCGGCCTTCTCCGCGGCGCTGGGCGACTTCCTCTTCCAGCGGGGCCAGTAGGCTCGGCGCTTCCCCCGGGCCCGCTCCACGGGCGCCCCATCGAACTCGCGAGAGACCCGGAGGCGCCCCGCGGGGCCCGGGCCCTCCGAGTAGCCCCGCCGCCGGAGCGCCACTCACCCTGCGTCTGGGTCGCCCCCCTCCTCGCGCAGCGCTTCCAGCTCGGCGATGGCCTCGAGGTCCCTCGGGCGCCCGGCGGCTCTCTTGACGTGGATCAGGCGCTCGAGACCCAGACAGCGGTACTCCACCCCCGACAGCGTGACGCTCTGGCAATGAGGGAGCAGGTCGGCGTAGCTCCCTCCGCCGACGATTTCCCCTAGCAGGTCCAGGTCTCCAAGCGCGGTGGTGAGGGTGAAGTTGAGACCTCGCCGGATCGTCTTGGCGTCCCACCGGAAGGGCAACCCGGGCGGCGCCCCGCGCAGGTAGGGGCGATGCGGGGCAAGGGCGGTCGCGAGCCTGTCGAGGTTCTCCGGGGTGCGCGCATAGACGATGTCGAGATCCTGCGTCACGCGGGTTGCCCCGTGAATGGTGGCAGCAACCCCTCCCACGATGATGAACTCGACCCCGCCGCGATGGAGCTCGTGGAGCGCGCGCTCCAGGTCGATCATCGACGGGCGCGTCCCACTCGCCTCAGCTCCTCGGCGAAGCGCTGGAGTCGGCCGAGGTTCTGGACGCGCTCCTCGACCGTCCGAGCCAGGTTGGCGCGCAGGAGCGTCCGGTCCACGTCCTTCTTGTAGGCCTCCACGACGGGATCCAGCTCCCTGGTCGCGGGCTCGACACCGCGTCGGCGGGCGGGCTCGCTCATGGCCCCAATCTAGCACGCCGGGTTCGGCCTGCCCCGCCGCGATGCAGCTCGAGCGGATCCGTTCCGGCCCGGGCAGCCTTCGAGGCCAGCTCCCCCTCCTACCGGGGGAGCGGCTCCACGCGGATGCGGTAGCCGCCGGCCTCCTTCCCCAGAAGCGTGACCCTGAAGCGGTGCTTCTCGTCCTCGAACGTCGTCATCCGCGGAAAGTCGAACGCGGCGCCCTCGAGCCGGGGGAGTGTCGGATCGGCGTTCACGAGCTTGACCGGCGCCTGCCCGCGCCGGCACTCGGCGATGGTGTCGTCCGCGAACATGACGAGGACGCCCTGTCCGGGCAGATAGCGATCGAACCCGACAGGCTGCCGGTTCTCGATCAGGTAGTAGGTGCTCGCCGACAGCGGGATCTTGACCGCCAGCACGTTGGCGGAGGCGTCTGCCAGCGGTCCGAGCAGGAGCTCCGTCCGCTCCGTCGGCTTCACCACGCGCACCCGCCCTGGGTCAACCCAGCCGAGGCGGAGCCGGGTCCATGACGAGAGGCCGGGCGGCGGGATCTCCCACTTGTGGAAGTGGCAGGACATCGGGTCCCAGAAGCCCATGTTGACGATCGCACCGAGAAAGACGTCGCGGAGCGGGCCCGGCCGCGCCTGCAGGTCGTGATCGTAGAGGCACGGCACGAGACGCTTGCCGTCGCGTACGCCGCCGAGGATGTGGCCGACGTCGTGGAACAGGGTTCCGAGATGGGCCTGGTAGCAGAAGATCGCCACGCCGCCGCTCAGCACGTGACCGCGGGCGGTCGTCAGGGACTCCCTGGTGCTCCAGCCGAGCATCCCCGGCCAGCCGCACAGGCCCACCATGCCGTATTCCTCGCGCTTCGCCCCCAGGAAGATGGCGGTGAAGTCGTACTTCGAGACGTCCACGTCGCGGTCCACTGCATTCAGGGCGTCGTCGATCAGTCCGCGTACGCGGGTCTTGTCGACTTCGAGGTTGCGCGGCGAGATGGCGTACTGCGCGACGGGGCGCGGGAGGGTGTGCCACGTCTCGGTGATCTCCGCGTGGAGCCGGACTCTCCCGTACGACATCTCCGCCACGTAGTCGGGCAGCTCCTGCGAGAATCGCCGCTGAGCCCATCGCCTCGGCACGGCGTGAGGAAGGCCGGGGAACTGCGCGAGGATGACGAGCCCCGACGTCACACCGCCGGATCCGGATCGGGTGGGGAGCGTGGCGGGCCGGGCACAGCCGGCCCCGCCGAGCGCCGAGGCGGAGAGGGCGAGCACCTGGACGGCGAGGCGGTTGAAGGCGCGACGTGGCAGGCTCATGGTGCGTCTTCCCCCGGTCAGGCGTGCGCGGTGGGGAACTGGCCGGGGCGGCGTCCCGGGGCCGGCCGACCGGCGAAGGCCTGGGCGAGGAGCATCCACTCGCGCGCGGCCGGCCCGGCGGTGGTGAGCCGCGTGTCGTCCAGGTGCCGCCGGTGGGTGACGACGCGGCAGAAGTCCACGGCCGGTCCCGCGATGCGGTTCTCGGCGGCCGCCTCCCCGTCCTCCCAGCGGGCGCCCGACGGGAGGACCAGCTCGACGCGCACCGGGGCAGCGGGCGGCGGGAGGCCGTGCAGCGTGTAGGAGAAGGCGCGCGTCCGCACGCCGAGCACCAGGATGTGGCGGATCCGGTCGGTGTCGCGGCGGGGGAGCGCGAGGGCGTCGGTGACGTCGTGGCCGTGGAGCCAGCTTTCCATGAGGCGGGCGCTCAGGAAGGACATGGCGCTCATGGGTGGGCCGTACCAGGGCACGCGCGCCTTCGGCCCGAGTCCCGCCGCGGCCCCGGCGAGGCGCCGTCGGGCCGCCCTCCACCAGGCCAGGAGGTCGGCCGGCCCGAGCGCCCGGCCCCGCTCGAGGTACCGGGCCTCGTAGCCCGGGATGTCCGGGAGCGCGGCCGCCACCTCCCGGGCGAAGCCCTCGGGGTCGGTGATCGCCACCGCCGCCACGTCGTCGAAGTGCGCGAGGTGCGCGATCTGGTCTCGCACCGCCCAGCCCTCGCTCGGCGTCGGCGCCGCCCACTGTGCGGCCGTCAGGCCGGCCACGAGCGCATCGAGCGCCGCCTGCTCGGCCTCGAGGTCCTGTCGCATCTCGTCGAGGGGCATCGTCATCCTTTCGCTCCCCCGCGCCTCGGCGACGAGGCCGTCAACGGCTCGATGCGCACCGCGCAGGCCTTGTACTCGGGAATCTTGGCTGAGGGGTCGCAGGCGGAGTTGGTGAGGAAGTTGGCGGCGGAGTCCGCGAGCTTCACGAAGGGGACGAACACCGCGCCAGGTTTCACGGCCTCGGTGAGGGAGGCCCAGCCGGAGAGCTCGCCCCGTCGCGAGACCACGCGGAGCGGGGCGCCTGTCTCCACGCCGAGCCTGCGGGCATCGACAGGGTTGACGGCGATCTCGAGCCGGGGCGCCAGCTCGAGCAGGCCCTGGACCTGACGCGTGAGGGTGCCGCCGTGCCAGTGGTAGAGGAGCCGGCCGGTGCTCAGCACGAAGGGGTATTCCGTGTCGGGCAGCTCATCCGCGGCGGCCGTCTGGCTCACGGGCACGAAGCGGGCGCGTCCGAGGGGGAAGGAGTCGGCGTAGAGATAGCGCGTTCCCGGGTGATCGGGCTCGGGGCAGGGCCACTGGATCCCGCCTGTCTCGAGTCGCGCATGGGAGAGCCCCCGGATGGCAGGCCAGAGCGAGGCCAGCTCATCGAAGATCTCCGAGGGCCCGCGGTAGTCGAAGCCCCGGGCTTCCCGCCCCAGCCGCCGCGCCGTCCGTCGCGCCAGCTCGCAGGTGATCCACCAGTCGGGCCGGGCCTGCCCCGGAGGCGGCAGCGCCTGGCGCACCCGCTGGACGCGCCGCTCGCTGTTGGTGAAGGTGCCGTCCTTCTCGGCGAAGGCCGCGGCGGGCAGAAACACATGAGCGCGCTCGGCCGTCTCGTGGAGGAAGAGATCCTGGACCACGAGGCAGTCGAGCTGGCTCATGGCCTTCTCGGCGTGGTGGAGGTCGGGCTCCGACAGCAGCGGATTCTCGCCCACCACGTACATGGCCCGGATGCGGCCGTCGAGGCACCCCTCGACCATCTCGGTGACCACGAGCCCCGTCTCTCCTGGCGGCCGCACCCCCCAGGCTCGCTCGAAGCGGTCGAGGCTCGCCGGGGAGTAATCGGCGTAGCCCGGCAAGTTGGTCGGGATGCAGCCCGCGTCCCCGCAGCCCTGGACATTGTTCTGACCGCGGAGCGGGGAGATGCCGGAGCCGGGGATACCCATCTGGCCGGCGGCCAGCGCGAGGTTGAGGAGCGCATGCGCATTGGCCGTGCCGTTGATGTGCTGGGTGATCCCCATGCCCCAGATGAGGCAAGAGCCCGAGAAGG is a window of Candidatus Rokuibacteriota bacterium DNA encoding:
- a CDS encoding complex I NDUFA9 subunit family protein, which produces MKRIFVTGGTGFVGKSVIRALLAHGFLVRCLVRPGSEADLRGFEAIDRVPGDVLEPDALMGSVEGCSAIIHLVGIIREHPLHGVTFERLHTQATANMLAVAKQAGVKRFLHMSALGTRPEAASRYHRTKWEAELAVRASGLDWTIFRPSVIYGPGDEFVSLFTGMLRRLPVVPVLGDGRYRLQPVSVWQVAEGFARTLGLHQTIGQTYDVAGPTALPFDEVLDEIGRALGKPRVRKIHAPMGLVKLSTRLLQWLPMYPVTMDQLRMLEEGSVADPSRFYADMSLSPEPLALGLRRLLAPPR
- a CDS encoding DUF1343 domain-containing protein, which translates into the protein MTLRSLRLALATAWLAVAVPTGAWAQPLDWTELDEAARDAIAAGDLPGAVIVVGQGDRILHRQAYGSRALTPAVEPMTLDTVFDIASLTKVVATTPAVLALWEQGRLDLDAPLGRYLREFAGPAFRGVTLRGMLTHSAGFSDLPSPRAIPRGLPQAVGLLAKEHLAYTPGTTFHYSDTGFILLGEVVRRVSGERLDRFARRRFFAPLGMRSTVFQLPEAWRGRTAPTEVLGGQVLRGVVHDGNARLLGGVAGHAGLFSTADDLARFCRMLLEGGMLAGRRHLKEATVDAMFAPRITGETTRGLGWDMASPYSRALGAYFPVGSVGHTGFTGTSIWMDPPTRTYAVVLTNRVHPYGKGKVVDLRRRVSAVAGALLFGPREPPSAGPAATEVSAPAADEAAARSGPTRTGLDQLVAQGFALLQGRSVGLVTNHTGVDAQGRRGLDLLAAAPGLKLRAVFSPEHGLGGQLDSNVPNGRDQPTGLRVWSLYGSERRPSPAMLEGVDTLVFDLQDVGVRYYTYLTTLVYVLEEGARHGIPVVVLDRPNPLTGRTVEGPLMDPDLRSFTAPHSLPVRTGMTVGEFARMVVAERQLPVALSVVPMEGWDRSRWFDETGLPWVNPSPNIRSPLQALLYAGVGLLEATNLSVGRGTDMPFEVVGAPWIGDPAGLAVALNGLGLAGLRFEPISFTPSASVFAGQIVNGVRLVVTEREAFRPVQAGLAMARVLMERYPAQFRPAAIQNLLVNRSTMWTLLLRSPLPRIWSWAEAGRASFLQRRASYLIY
- a CDS encoding polysaccharide deacetylase family protein, which gives rise to MQRPLAWLVPLSLLLLAAPAAAPATELLAPNELGRVMILEYHKIDTPEDRWTRTPANFRRDLERLRERGYRLVALGELLDGKLSLPRGTTPVVLTFDDSSPGQFRYLDRDGEWVVDPDSAVGILEAFERAHPGFGHAATFYVLPGADPPNRLFNQPALAGKKLAYLAGRGYEIGNHTLWHANLARYGEEVVRKQIITAQEWIQGHVPGYRPRTLALPMGAYPREVRWAVAGGRNGSSYRHDAILMVAGGAAPSPYARTLDPYRLPRIQATEAELGRWLAHFDRNPQERFVSDGDPAIVTVSKGQGARVRTRPGSQVVER
- a CDS encoding carboxypeptidase regulatory-like domain-containing protein, with the translated sequence MCGAVALGIVAALALVTSFLFSAPTGLQASQVEQEASRPTPAPAAPATPPAAPAPPVTLSGRVVDSGRATPLRGASVRAGELETRTDEEGRFSLGPLTGDRSVLVKMPGYERRRLTLEGAEPTVALKPHVVKAAYLTYYGVGDRGIRERVIELTNRTELNGVVIDVKGDRGLIPYRTGVPAALAAGAQGPVIIKDFEGLIADLKGRGVYTVARIVAFKDNVLATHRRDLAVIDTRTGRPWVDREKLAWVDPTREEVWDYLLAIAKEAAGKGFDEIQFDYVRFPTDGRLSAARYSRPNTQATRLETIAGFLAKARRELGPTGVFLAADVFGYTAFNENDTDIGQRIEEMAPHLDYVSPMVYPSGYHRGIPGFRNPVEHPYEVVRESVRLIRKRSTHATVQIRPWIQDFRDYAFDRRIFGVREIRAQMRGADEAGGAGWMLWNPRNDYTAEALRPKPVVARTSGS
- a CDS encoding alpha/beta fold hydrolase, producing MTTAPSHSHDGAQLCDAAARRAFTVNGLTLRGLEWPAPGRPALCLLHGGSAHAHWFDAVVPAFQGRFHILSLDQRGHGESDWSGGPAYATEDFASDLVGVMAVMGWERMALAGHSMGGHNAMAFAAWHPERLSALCVVDSRPAIPSDRLHSLHRRGHRGPRRHESLEAALRNFRLLPPETTADPALLDHLGRQGIVEREGRFLYRFDPACSGTRRPVDAWPLLPRITAPTLLVRGEHSPIMPDAIAQEMAGHIRGSRVVEIPRAHHHLVLDEPAAFSAALGDFLFQRGQ
- a CDS encoding TIGR03084 family protein; the protein is MTMPLDEMRQDLEAEQAALDALVAGLTAAQWAAPTPSEGWAVRDQIAHLAHFDDVAAVAITDPEGFAREVAAALPDIPGYEARYLERGRALGPADLLAWWRAARRRLAGAAAGLGPKARVPWYGPPMSAMSFLSARLMESWLHGHDVTDALALPRRDTDRIRHILVLGVRTRAFSYTLHGLPPPAAPVRVELVLPSGARWEDGEAAAENRIAGPAVDFCRVVTHRRHLDDTRLTTAGPAAREWMLLAQAFAGRPAPGRRPGQFPTAHA
- a CDS encoding molybdopterin-dependent oxidoreductase; translation: MSRGARLIVVNPKRVELCDQADLWLSERPGTDVALFNAMARVLLDEGLANLDFVRARTEGFEPWAASLASYTLAYAEEVTGVPAEDIGRAARWYARPPFSGSCLIWGMGITQHINGTANAHALLNLALAAGQMGIPGSGISPLRGQNNVQGCGDAGCIPTNLPGYADYSPASLDRFERAWGVRPPGETGLVVTEMVEGCLDGRIRAMYVVGENPLLSEPDLHHAEKAMSQLDCLVVQDLFLHETAERAHVFLPAAAFAEKDGTFTNSERRVQRVRQALPPPGQARPDWWITCELARRTARRLGREARGFDYRGPSEIFDELASLWPAIRGLSHARLETGGIQWPCPEPDHPGTRYLYADSFPLGRARFVPVSQTAAADELPDTEYPFVLSTGRLLYHWHGGTLTRQVQGLLELAPRLEIAVNPVDARRLGVETGAPLRVVSRRGELSGWASLTEAVKPGAVFVPFVKLADSAANFLTNSACDPSAKIPEYKACAVRIEPLTASSPRRGGAKG